One region of candidate division WOR-1 bacterium RIFOXYB2_FULL_36_35 genomic DNA includes:
- a CDS encoding acetolactate synthase small subunit, protein TLKVFDLPKDKSVERELALIKVSANEKTRTEITQIVDVFGAKVVDVSEGSLIVEISDESFRVDDIEEMLRKYGIKEMVRTGRIAILRGGSE, encoded by the coding sequence ATACGCTTAAAGTTTTTGATTTGCCTAAAGATAAATCTGTTGAGCGTGAGCTTGCTTTGATAAAGGTTTCTGCCAACGAAAAGACCCGTACGGAAATAACTCAGATTGTAGATGTCTTTGGCGCTAAAGTAGTTGATGTTTCAGAAGGTTCCTTGATTGTCGAAATATCCGATGAAAGCTTTAGAGTAGATGACATAGAAGAGATGCTGCGAAAATATGGAATTAAAGAGATGGTTCGCACAGGTAGAATTGCCATTTT